The Larus michahellis chromosome 8, bLarMic1.1, whole genome shotgun sequence nucleotide sequence AAAATGAGTATGTTCAATCATATTTTAtgccttcaattaaaaaaaaacccagagccgCATTAATTAGCAATTTTGTGCCGGAAATATGTGAAAGGTGGAAAAGAGCATTTTTGTATATATGGATTCATGTTCTAGGGAAGAAAGGGTGTGCTCTATCAAAATGCTCATCCATCACAGCAAATTACTAAAATGTATAACCCACTCccttcagaaaaacaatttatcATTGCAGGGGGTCGCCACAATAACCTCCTGTCAATGGAAACTTTTCATCGCTAACCTTCAAGACTAAAACACAAATGAGGTGACCTACAGGAAAAACTTCATTATCTACATTGATCTATAGGGTCTAgataacacaggaaaaacacCTTGAAAACAGAAGACATAATGAAAAATTGTAGTAGTCGTACTGAACCAAAAGAAGTTTTTTAAGCACATAGTGAGCAACTACTTTGTACCAGTTGTTGTTTGGGGATGCcacaaatatcaaaatattatgGATATTTAGAAAACAATTAAACACAAGATAGGTTCCCCAAAGCTTTTTCAACATGATGGTTCAACTGCAGTGGAGAGTATCTTTATATTTGCCTGATTCTAGTGTTTTCTTAAGCATGTACTACAACTCAGCAGCACCACAGATGGAATACTAGCTTAGATGGACCTTTGGCCTGAACCAAAATGCCCGTTCTTCTGACACATTTTTTTAAGCCTGTTCTGCTTTCAGCTGGAAGAACGTTCCCATTTGAATAGTAATGTTATATTATGTATGCCACTACGTAATCTAACAAAGCCATATGATCATCTGTGCTTGAGGGTTTTGTCCTGTAGCTTGTTTTTGTGCTCTTGATCTTGTGCACATCGTCTATGTGACAGGCAACTGTACAGAGGGTTTCTCTGACACCAGCAATAAATGCATGCTGCAATgtgtaatttttaaagatttaaaagataaattagtGGGTACCTCTGACAGTGGTATGAGGGAATACTTTGGGAAGTGCTCTTTGGAAAGCCTCCTTGAAGTCATGGCATATTATGGCAGCCTTTATGGGCGTCCTTCATTAATCCGTAACAACAGATAGGAGGTGAATGGAAGGGAAGGAGTGATGTACTGAACATAAAGCCCATGCTAACTCCCAGGTACAGGTCTGGAACAAGTTACACCCTACCCGTCAGCCTGATCTTAAGCTTCTCAGCATGCACAGACAGGCCAACTCAAACTTACCAAGTACTCGGTGAACAGACAGAATGGTCGCATAGGTTGAATTCGGATGGCAATGTTGCCTTCTTCTCCCACAGGCAGAATAGCCCCATGGTCATCTATGATCTGCAGAAAGGATGTATCACCATTGCTTTGATTAGCTCAGTGAAATATCTGTGTTATAGCACGGTGAAGAACAGAGAGGGACACAGACAGTAGTACAGAGAACAGTCCATTACTCCTGTACCCACAACTGTAGCTGAGCTCAGATGTAACATATCAACATACCTGCACATCATAAGGGGGAacagcttttcccaaagagccaggtttaattttcattcctttcataGTGGCACATATTGTTACCTGCatagtagattattttttttagtttgtgcaATATCTTGTAGACTTTATTATTGGCTTGCATTAGGCACGACACCTCTTCATGACTTTGTCACGACAAGGATTGAATCAGGACTAAAGCACTGTGGTTCTCCAGCACATCAGAAAGGGGTTGAGAGGCATTTTAGGTCAGTCCTGTGGAATAAGGTTGCTTGTGCACATTCTGAGCCAGTGGGTTCTTCTGCAAACACTTGAATTTTTAAGACAGCAGATGTGAAATTATTACAGATCTTATTTCAAAAATGGAACAATTAATTTGGGACCATGTAAAGGGTAAGAGGAGAGAATGCTTGAAATCTGACTCTCAATAGCTTTGTTAATGTTCATTTACAGAGAAGTCTGggatttaatatttttcattaaaacctcGGACACGCCAAATTGATACCCAGagcaaatgattttatttttttttatttttgccttttaagtaaagatgatgaagggacctACTACAAGTTATTTGATCTGAGGTAATCTCTGGCATTTTGCAGGAGCCTGAACTCTATAGTCATAGTATTTCCTATAAACATCAAAATATGCACCTAGTTGACTTTGAAACTATATAATCATAATTATATAtagcctctttttaaaaaagttcatttAAATGATTCTTACCTCTTCCATTGATTTATCAAGCACATTGTGGTTCTGGTATTGTTACCTTTGAAAGGGCATACTGCAAGAATTAATGCAAACATACCGTTTCAGTCTGGCCATAACCTTCATAGATATCCAGCCCTGTCTGGATTTTCCACTTTGCCATCACTTCAGGATTGAGTGGTTCCCCTCCAGACAAACAGTGTTTCAGGCTCGTGAACTTGTAGCTTGAGAGGAACAGCAAATGAAACAATTTTCTTAACTTCTGAAAAAAGCAGTGAATGGTCTCAACAGAGCAGCCTCCCTCAACTTCCAAAGTACGCCTAAAACTTCACAAGCTACTTTGGGAAATTACAATAATTATCCTGTTACACAGTCCTGGACTGGACTCCTAGATTGCTCCTGTTACCACTGAGGATAATGTGGTTTATCTCTGTGTCACTGGaagtaagtatttttttctggaaaaagactGAGCAAAGGTGTTTTCTTGGAAATCTGAACAAGCACATCAGATGTTCGTGGAAAGTTGAGTTATGTGCTGACATGCAAGATGAAATAAGAAACTGAGAATTTTCTAGAGCAAAAGGAAGGCTGAAAAGGAACACGGAGCCTGAGGTCTCTGCTAAGCTAGGGTTGGCTTTTGTCAGGATGAAAGATCTAGGTGAGAAAAATAAGTACCTTACCGAACGTGTAAAAACTCCTTACAAATTACACTGACTACTTCTCATAAACTGAGTGGTTTACAGTGTAACAAACTGGTGGGAACAGCTGCCAAATAACTCAGCATGTGAAAGTCCTCTAATTGCTCACTTCATTCTCAAGTATATGGGAACCACTCCACTGTACTCCAGTAATCCCTGATCCAGTGCTGCCTGAAACCTTGACTTAAATTTAACTGCGAACCATATGTTCAGAGGAAGTGGCAACTTAAAAAACCCCTCACTTGTTTCCTCTGTGCTGTCTTTTCAAAGACCCATTCCTGAAGTCTGAATGGCCTAAGGTGTGGCTAGTTATTCTCATATTTCAGAACATAGCTTTGTTTTCTGAGAGCAAATTTCACTAATTagatttcctttaaataaaaaaaataggtaaCATAAGGAACTAAACAGCCAGAGCTGTCACAGCATTATATCCCAGTCATCCTCTGCCACCCCTGCAACAGACAGATGTGCAGTACCTGCTCAGATCATGTTGGACCAGCATGCGGTAGGCAGTGGGAGCAGTGCAAAAGGTAGTGATGGGGTACCTTGAGAGagtctagaaaaataaaaagctattttgctgaaaaggaaatgtaatgGTGGGTCTGACCTTGTAAATGTACAAGTGATTAACAACTTTCATGCTCATatgtctgcaaaatgaaaatcataaaAATGCAACATACATTCAACACAGAGAATGACTATGGATTAGTGACTATGAACCCTGACTGCAAAGTGGCTGTACCAGTCAGTCCCACTGCTGTGGAAAATACAGTCCTTTCTGTCCAACAAAAGTCACTCATCTAAATGAATGACCACTGAGAGTAGTAGTTCCAGTTAAGATTGTCTTCTGCTTCCCAAAGTGACAGTGTCCCAGGCTCAAGATTAAGTGACAATAGTGAATTAGACCAaagcttttctgattttattcttggGAAAGTCTGGGTGTCCTCTCCACACAAGAGGCCAATGTTGAGGAGAATAAGCCAACTGACTAGTTTTGTAAAATAGCAGAGAGGAGGAATAGGCATTCTGGCAACTCACTGAAACTTCAGGACAACAGGACCCCGATTCAGGTCTATGCCATACTCTGATTTACTGGCTCAGGCTCACCCTGAGCCCAAAGTAGTTGGATGTCCATACCTGAGTGAGGCTAAGTATGGGACAAGACAGCAGTGATCCTGAGTTCTTTTTATCCTGCACCTTTCGTCACATCTTTACACTGTAGCCATGTCACATGGcctagccaggagggaaaaacacTTGTTCCTCTAGCTGACTGGACACCAACGGGAGGGGTGATTGCTTGGGATATGGGAAGTACTATGCCTGCTGCTACAGAACAGTGGGTACCCATGCACTGGAGCCCaacttgtttgctttatttatgcaaaatggaaataaacctCACAGTATAAAATGCTACACTTACCTCTGCAATAACTGTTGGTTTAAACTGTGGCATATTGTGTACAAAGACACAAGATCCACAGATCCATGGTGCAAAAACACTGCTCCAAGCTGATTTTACCCATCCAGTATCAGCAGTATTCCACATTATATCTGAAGGAGTCAAGTTCATCCAGTACCTGATGATAAAGGAGAGATGAAAGAAGTACTTCATAGAATGCGAGAGACTCAGGCACAGGTCACAGCATAATTAAAGGAAAGCGCAGGAGGCTTCCATTAGAAGATGGTTTAACATTTCTAGTGTTTGCTTGTCTCCTGAACACTGCAAAACATCCTTGGCTTGAGTTGCAGTACCTGAATCTAGatcaaaaaccaaacagatcatTTGGAATAGGCTTTCCCCACCTTGTGGATTAGAGACATCAGCTAAACCACATCTTATTTCCCTAGGAAACCAGTCAAATTACTTCTATGTCTCTACACCAACTTCCAACTCAGAATGCCTTGACAAACGTACCCTTTGATTTTCATAAAATTTCTCACTCCTTGGGAAGCATAAATAAAAGATGTTTAATGAAAGCAAATCAGTACCAAGCCACAGATTCAAACCGAACTGTAACTTTTAAGGTATAACACTATGGTCCAAAGTTGCTTTGGCTCTCAAGGAAGGTTTACATAATACTTAAGCACTCAACTTGATCAGGTTTTGCTATAAGGAGGCTATCCTTATTGCTACTCCGCAGTCGGTCCTCCGAGCGACGGAACACTGTCTTTAATGATCTCAACTGAGTCTTCAAGAAGCTTTTAATAATAAGGGTTTCACTGTGAGAGGGAAAAGGTGAGGAAGAAGCAAGATCCTATACTCATGAAATGCCTACATTTACTGGAGTTTTTTTAGttgtattttcaatttaattGTGATCATATTACTTAATTGGGATACTGGGAGCAACTGCAAAGTATACCTGCCACTGGTTGCAAATCCAATGCCATAACTGCTGTGGGACTGCACCACCATTTTTGGAGAGCCTGTACTTCCACTagtaaaataaatcagcattgGGTCTTGACTCCTTGTCTTGACACATTTATGGTCCGCAGATGTCACCCTTCAGAAGAAATAGTATATGTTGGTTACTACACGTAATTTTTCACAACAGAATCGGTGTTTTTTAAGGTTTAGGTGATAAACAGGAAAAAGGCCCAAAACGATACGATCTCACTAAATACATAGTTGCATCAGATACCACAGGTAAGAATTAGAGAGCACATTTTGCTAGTCACAAGTGTGCTCTGTATGTCATAACTTTCAAGATGTGAGCACCTACAGCACATTTCAGTGACTTTGTCTACAACTGTTTGGCAAGGGCACTCAAGGCGCTTGTTATGGGACAGCAGGTAGATGCAAAACCAGCTTCTTCCTCAACACATACTGTCTCCCAATCTGAAGTCAATGGGGGCCATATTCAGATATTATGCCAGATAAGGTAGTCTTAGACACATATTATACCATTTATGTTCAAGAGACTGATGAACAATTCAGATTGCCCGGGTTATCAAGACAGTCAACGGAAGAAATAACTGATGCCATATTAGCTGAGCACCAAGAGCTGCCAATGGGTATCTTCTCAGTGAGTTCAAGAGGCATTAGGCTGTGCTCTAGAAGACAAGCATAAACCAACAGCAAGATTAGTGCTCTGTGTGCTTGCTTGTCTTGTGATCACAGTGGAAGCCGAGAGCTCTTAAAAGCTGGCAGGCTGCTGAGcaaggagaaactgaaaagacCTGAATACAGCTCCCAAAAAGTGTGTTGGAGGCTTTGTACTTAATGCAGTGATTACAGCGAGTTGGCAGAGGGATGCAAAAATGTAACTCATTTGTATTTTGGAAATTAATCCCAAAACTCAGCAATGTCACCTGACTGATATAGCTTTCTTCACCTCACAGGGATGATGGTAAAACAGCTGGATACTCACGCAAATAGTTCTTTGAGGTTCAGCCACCCATCTCTGCTCCCTTTGGCTACAAttagtttgcttttcagaaactgGCAGTCAGGCATGACAGATTCCACTGCGGGTGCCAGTGTAGCGTTGGTAATGATGCACTTGGCCTTTGAAGCCTGAAGTCGGTATAAGATGTCTTTGGCTGTTAATTGGGATGTTCCTGGAATAAAGACAATTCCTGGAAAAAAGCAACAAGCAATTTAGAAAATTGACCATTTCTCTTTATTATGTTCACAGGACATGACCCCAGCCACAGAAAAGCTGAGCTACTTGCCGAAAACTTATTCTTTGAGAAACAGAATTTGGGTATAACTCATGTTTGAAGGCAGAGCTTGGGTGAATTTGTGGCCTAGGAATGACCTGGGATCATCTGGCTCTGAAAGACCTCCAAACCCTGCAACACTGAAGTTGAGTGTTGTGTCTTCCATATTAAAGGTATCTAGATAATGAGTAAGACCTAGATTTAAAGTGTTTTTGAGCACTCCTTCATGATTTGTAACTCATGAAAGAAGCTTTGAGGTTATCAACCTTTAAGTACAGGAATAAGGCCAGCATTTAGATTATATTTATGTTTGGAATAAAGCCATTATTCATTTCAATATGGAATTAATACCTCTGATATGggatagatagataaatagattGAGGTCAGGTCGCTTACATACATTGCTCAGTCAACATCCCTCAAGCTTGGATTCCTTTTGTAATGTGAACAAAATCCAAGTTTGGATATTCAGCACAATGTGACTGAAATCAcatttttggggtggggtggggaggaggatcAATTTAGTGCATTTCTATACCTCCTTTTTCCAAAGATTTCAATAGACTTGACCTACAGATTGATTTTAGTCTTGCACTTTCAGAGCTGCCTAACAAATTTTACAATTGGGAAACTGAGACGCTGACATACTGAATGATATTTCCATGTCATAGTCCAGAAAATCTTGTATGTAATAGAACTGGATTCCCTGAGTCTTAGCACAATTTACAACCTGCAAGAGTCACAGAGCTTAGAAGTGGGACAAAAATACTTGATCATGTCCCTGCTGATGCTGATTTTTTCCACCATAGATGTTTAGCAGTCTAAAAATGTAATGCGTCAAATTCTTCCTAGGAATTTACAATCTGTAACAGCAGAGCAAAAAAATATTGTACTGAATTATTAACTAGTCTAGTCATATAATTTACTGCATTAAAACTCTCCAAACTGATAATGTATCTGGTCAAATTTAGCCTTAGATTGTAACCATTCAACCTTCACTGGTTTCAGCTGAGGATGCTGTATAACTGGACCATGTCTGTTCAGCACTTAGTACAATGTCACTTTGGTCCCTGTGTGGGTGCTGCCAATTCTCCTTCTACACAAAAGCTGAAGTGTATAGGGCATAGAAGTATATTCctccttacattttttttcaaattaattttgcatatttttaatatcttctatttattttctttctgcatctaAAAGATCAGTAACGTTACTCACCTGTTCGCATACAGGCTACACTGAGTAGCCACCATTCAGGAACACGAGGCAGAACTGCTATAACTCTGTCTCCTCTCTGCAAACCACATGCCTCAGAAAGTATATTAGCTGCTTTCCTAGATAGAAATCCTAACTCTTCAAAGCTCCACTTCACCTCTTCTCCTTCATCATTTACCCACCAAAAAGCTGGATTTGCTGGTCGTCTTCCATTCTAGAACACAacagaaaatatcaaaataagaAGACAATCCTTAGAAGGTTTAATTTCAATCCAAAATAACTCCAGACTAAGCAAATCATCCCTGGCAACTAGTCTCTTAAAGTGATACCTATAtttctgacaaagaaaataaaatagtgcATTCTACTTTGCAGCTAATATTATCTGGTATCCATCAGGAAAATTGATTTGTATCATCTGAGATTTATTCCAATGTctatgaagcagaagaaaaaatactaccTTTTCCAGTTGCGACCACTCATCTAAGACATCACCTGCAAAATTGAAATATTCTGGCAGTTCCTTTTCATACTGGTTTATAGAGTCATAATATGAAATAATCTGAGATGTAAAAAGCCTGTTGCATCCATGGAATAATCTGCAAGACGTCCTGAGAATCCACAAACACTGAGGAATCCATGATTTAATAAATGGTCTCATGATAAATGACGTTTTATcagacagtggggaaaaaatcagaTGTACATCTACAGGAATCAGTCACctggaatgaaagaaaatacatttaaaaacagcCAGGTATTGAATGCTGTCCAGTTTGTGGTGTTGGATAAATTAATGCAAACCAGCTTGAAAAAATAGGCTGTTCTTGTGCCTCCCtgtttttccccattattttatGTGATTCTTAATTTAAGTGTTCCTCCTTTTCTGGCAAAGAAATTCTGCACTGTTTTTTCATTATAATCTTTGTCGTCTGCTTTGTCAGCTGATGAATGAATCTCATATCGCCTCTCTAAACTTTCAATTGCCAGTCCTTTTCTAAATATCTATCTCTCAATTCCtgtaaattttatattttactttgcctgcttacagaaataaaatgccaCTAGTTAGAAAGTGTGTTGAGGACTCTTTTTTTATCCCCTTGATTTAAAGCAGTCTCTGTAATTATGCTATGTCTTAAATATACACTAGATGGCGATTCACACTGAACTTACACACCAATAAAACTGATGACTCTCTGATTAATTTCCTTgtgagttctgttttcactgtgggCATGGAATAAACACTAAGCAAGCAAAGGTGAAATGCCAAAGATTTCCATTTGCCTTGCACATCAGCTGAAGTGCGCAACTTTGAAAAAAGATACATGTGGTAAAACAAACTTGCAAAGCAAATTCCAGCACTTCCAGTTTCTCCTAGTCTTTCCTACACAACGTACAAGTAGATGTGGAAGAGCCAGAATGGATGATACTGCAGTTATTTAAAGCCCAGACTTGAAAGTCAAGAAAACTGGATCTTTGCTCGTAGATGGAAAATCTTCTGATGAACTTGTTTTGAGTGTAATCAAGTCTTCAAGAATCTACCCACCACGTTAAATCTAAGGGAATTTTTCCCTCAATTAAACGGAGCcagctttgttttaaatctttctgtACGACGACCTTCTCTTTGTTTAATAGCCAGGAGTACGTACCTATCTCACAGGGATACTATGCAGTGACTTTCACCTTTGCATTATGTATCACAAGTGTACGTGTAGTGACAGCTTAAAGTGTTCAATGCCAATAAATACCAGCAACTGACACCACTCTAAAATCACTGTATTTCTGAggcaaaacagagaaatgcaaacagaagGTGCTCACATGTGAGGCATATATCAATGGCTCTTGACCACACAACAATTTCCAGGGTGTGAGTGGTAATAAAGCAGAAGGCCCAAGAATTGTATTGATCCTTCATTCAACGTTTCCTGCTGACTGGGCTGTGacttctgcagaaggcagattTTCCATAGCTCTCAAACTGTAAAGCACAAAATGAAAGAGCCAGAACTAGTTAGCACTGATGAAGCAGCGTGCAAAAATGTGCCCTAATGGGCTCTATGCCTAAGAGAAAACATTGTACTCCATCAGTTTCACTTTTCTGTTCAGTTCTGCTAAATCCCACTCCTCATTGCAATTCCTCATTGCAAATCTGTCCTGGCAGGACTGACTGCTGTATGATCCTCCTCTTACTCCAGTTTCCTTCCAGGATGTAGAGGTTAGAAGCCCTTTCCAAAATAGTGCCTATTCCCTGGCAGGAGGTTTCCAGGAGGGATGTCAGTTGACTGCTATTTGTTTCAGTGGCAGACGGGGAAAACCAGCTCTCTAAGCAAATGGTTTTGTCATCCTACCTGTGCTCTAGGAGCCTTAGGCTGTGTTCTGAGCTTACAACACAGCCTGTTCAGATCAAACAGGCCTTGTTAGTTTTTCCCTGTTCTTCTGAAAGATGCTTCTTAACCCTCCTAGGATGTTACTTGAAAGACATCTTTGGAAAACAGCCTGTTACGAAGAGAAAAAGACCAGAAAGTCAAAGAGGAGACTCTTatctttctgtccctttttttattttctttagtacCTGATTGCTGCATCTGTATTTACATGTGATCTTATCTTGCAACCAGTCTGAATACACAGCTCCCTCTGATTTCATTAGGCACCCTGTACAAGTGCTAATAGGACACGTCTCAAGGTGCATTACAATCCAAAGACTCTGAGACTGATAGGAAAGAGTTCACTTGAAAACCAGCCCACACTCTCACTCAGTCATGAAAATAACATAAATTGAAGCAATCTGCCACCTAAGATCCTTCACCCCCAAGAAAATGGAGGCTACCACATCAACCACCATTATGAACATTCCTTCCTTTTAGCAGTACCCTCCTGATGCCAGATTTTTCATCCTTTAGTCTAAGGGCGTGAAGGAGTGAAGCAGCACTTACCACTTCTCAAGAGGAAGGAAGAGTCATTATTGGAGGCAATTTCTTTAACTATCAGTTTGCTTCTACTAATCTGGACCCACCTGTCCTCAAGTCAGCTGTTGCCTGTGCCAACAAAACAACCACCAGAAGGCCTGGTCTCCTCCAGAGATGCCAAAGGTTTGGGTGTACAGTTCACAAATTTCGGCACCATTTAAGGGTCAAAGACATTTCTGCTACAATTACAGACTGGCAGATATTTACAGAAATAACCATTTCTTAGTAAATGGCAACTTCTAAATCTTTTTGCAAGATATTTCTTAACATGTTCTGCAAAGACTATCTAGGGACACCTCATAGTTCACACACACAGCTGAAAGCTATCCTAAGGATGAAACAGTACATTTGGTACCTTCAGTTTACCGTACAGATATTAGCTGCATGAAATTGTGCTACCACtgaaaatcaatggcaaaaatcTTCTGGTTTAACTCAAAAGTGTTACCTTACTTGAGCCACAATTTGGCAATTAAGCAGAGATGGACGCCTCACAGACAAGGCACTGAAGAAATACAGATGTTAAAATTACATATGCAAAGCAATGAGAGTTTTTCCCTGACTTCAGCATGCTTTGAATCAGATGCATAGTAAGTAGCTCTGTAGGTGCAAAAGACAACCAAACATTAAGCTGAGGAGTAGCCCTCAAATACTTTCCCAGGTACCTCACTTACTGTGAGCTCTGCGTTGGGTAACGGTGACAAGAGCAGGCTGTCTAATTAGAGAAGTGCACTATAAACTGACTGGTGCTTCCGCAGGCGTTTCCTCCtgtgctctctcaccctctcccCAGGGTTCTGATTATTTACAGAAACAGTAAATTCACCTTCCCCACAGATACTTTTTTTCTAAGCGCTGTTAAAGATGGGGAAGTAATTAACTACATTGATCTTCCCATGGAAAGATGCCGTTGGCTCCACTGGTGGTAGACTCTGTTATCAACCTTATCAGCCTCTTAGTTTGGCTGATACAACAGCAGCCATTTAGGCAGCAGAACCTGCTTCTTAGTGctcctttgcttctttctttctcagtaacTGCATAAAGGCAGGGCAAGATGAAGACATAccagtttttctttctgccatTATTGTTTCTCACAGGATTCCCAGCAGCAGACAGCATAAGCCCAAATGAAACAAAGCCAAAGAAAGCCAAACTCCCCcaaataaaaaaggagaacaacGTACTCTTGCTGAAAAAGAGCAACTTTGACAGAGCGTTGAAGGAAACTAAGTACCTGCTGGTGGAGTTCTGTGAGTATCAATTTCTGCTGTCTCTTACTCTGATGGCTCTGCAGAGCATGACTGATGGTGGGGCACTCAGGTATGCCTGTTTTACTGTGGCTTTGTCCTCCAACAGTccttgttcattttgtttttctctgtgtatcTATTTCTGACCATGACTACTGCAGTTTATTCCTTTTTGGTATGGTTAAATACCATTCTGCTATGTAAAACAGATACTAATAGTAAGATGGGTCCTTACACGTACAGTGTTGAGTTGGCATTCTTTGCTTCCACTGCCTAATTTTGCCTAATGTGTTTCACAGCAGTGATGGGTGAAACTCTAGGTATCAAAAAAAGAATCAGAGAgggcttttctttattttacattttcatcaGTGCTTTGTATGGGGTTTTTGCCAGACCGTGTCTCTCCTCTGTGAGTGTTTGGGCTTAAGGGAATGGCTTTTTACAACGTTTTGGTGTCTGTAATTGCATTATATAGGACTGCGAGGCTCTCCCTGAAATCAGCACTTGGTTAGGTGGAGgctggtttgtggtttttctaTTAGGTGCACG carries:
- the LOC141747430 gene encoding acyl-coenzyme A synthetase ACSM3, mitochondrial-like encodes the protein MRPFIKSWIPQCLWILRTSCRLFHGCNRLFTSQIISYYDSINQYEKELPEYFNFAGDVLDEWSQLEKNGRRPANPAFWWVNDEGEEVKWSFEELGFLSRKAANILSEACGLQRGDRVIAVLPRVPEWWLLSVACMRTGIVFIPGTSQLTAKDILYRLQASKAKCIITNATLAPAVESVMPDCQFLKSKLIVAKGSRDGWLNLKELFAVTSADHKCVKTRSQDPMLIYFTSGSTGSPKMVVQSHSSYGIGFATSGRYWMNLTPSDIMWNTADTGWVKSAWSSVFAPWICGSCVFVHNMPQFKPTVIAETLSRYPITTFCTAPTAYRMLVQHDLSSYKFTSLKHCLSGGEPLNPEVMAKWKIQTGLDIYEGYGQTETVTICATMKGMKIKPGSLGKAVPPYDVQIIDDHGAILPVGEEGNIAIRIQPMRPFCLFTEYLDNPEKTAASVCGNFYVTGDRGVMDEEGYVSFVGRADDIINSSGYRIGPFEVESALIQHPAVLESAVVGSPDPIRGEVVKAFIVLTPAFVSHDPEKLTHELQQHVKKVTAPYKYPRKVEFVLGLPKTATGKIQRKVLRNREWGKV